The following are from one region of the Alicyclobacillus fastidiosus genome:
- the clpP gene encoding ATP-dependent Clp endopeptidase proteolytic subunit ClpP yields MSLIPYVIEQTSRGERSYDIYSRLLKDRIVLLGTPIDDNVANAIVAQLLFLAADDPDKDIQLYINSPGGSVTAGLAIYDTMQHIRPAVSTMCVGLAASMGAFLLAAGEKGKRYALPNAEIMIHQPLGGVEGQASDIQIHADWMLKTKEKLNRILSERTGQPLDRIVEDTDRDNFMSAEAACAYGLVDEVLTKGSTQA; encoded by the coding sequence ATGAGTCTAATTCCATACGTGATTGAACAGACCAGTCGCGGTGAGCGTTCGTACGACATATACTCGCGCCTGCTCAAGGATCGAATCGTGCTTTTGGGAACGCCAATCGACGACAACGTGGCGAACGCCATCGTGGCTCAGTTGCTCTTCTTGGCGGCCGATGACCCGGACAAGGACATTCAACTGTATATCAATAGTCCCGGTGGTTCTGTAACCGCAGGACTAGCCATATATGATACCATGCAGCATATCCGTCCCGCGGTCTCGACCATGTGTGTAGGGTTGGCTGCGAGTATGGGTGCCTTCCTCCTCGCCGCTGGAGAAAAGGGCAAGCGCTATGCGCTCCCGAATGCCGAGATCATGATTCACCAGCCGCTTGGCGGCGTTGAAGGGCAGGCCTCGGACATTCAGATCCACGCGGATTGGATGCTCAAGACGAAGGAGAAACTCAACCGCATCTTGTCGGAGCGGACTGGTCAGCCGCTGGACCGCATCGTGGAAGATACCGATCGCGACAACTTCATGTCAGCAGAAGCAGCTTGTGCTTACGGGTTGGTCGATGAGGTGCTCACGAAAGGGTCAACGCAGGCATAA